One genomic segment of Candidatus Woesearchaeota archaeon includes these proteins:
- the cca gene encoding CCA tRNA nucleotidyltransferase, which produces MPKSFKSPVLKEILMDLKKEILPKLEPDKEQVKRAQKLVKEIQKLIDDAQIQAEVMLGGSLAKGTNLKGDHDIDIFVRFDYERYKDKDISELLEQALSPLAIERVHGSRDYFHLKQDVNVEIVPVLKVDDPAKAKNVTDMSPLHVAWVQKHKRYAGDIRLAKQFCKAARVYGAESYIGGFSGHVLDILVITYKGFENLLKASQKWKDKEIIDPLKRNLTLEDFNKSKTDSPIIVVDPILADRNAAAALTKEKYEMFREAAAKFLKKPTKSAFIIKPFDLEKIKKKYKTKKVVCLEIEPLEGKTDVVGAKIMKAIKILRNQLKFHDFEILNYGWNWKEGEPAKAFFVFPAKNLEPVSKRCGPPLEETERVANFKKKHKQTFEENGRICTYVKRAFTDPKKLISHLIKTDDLLKSKAKRIKLC; this is translated from the coding sequence ATGCCAAAGTCTTTTAAATCCCCTGTTCTTAAAGAGATTCTAATGGATCTTAAAAAGGAAATTCTTCCCAAGCTCGAACCAGATAAAGAGCAAGTCAAACGAGCACAGAAATTGGTAAAAGAGATTCAAAAACTTATTGATGATGCGCAGATTCAAGCAGAAGTGATGCTTGGTGGATCTCTTGCAAAAGGAACTAATCTCAAAGGAGATCACGACATAGATATTTTTGTTCGTTTTGATTATGAACGCTACAAAGACAAAGATATCTCAGAACTTCTTGAACAAGCGCTCTCACCTCTTGCAATTGAACGCGTGCATGGAAGTAGAGATTATTTCCACCTCAAACAAGACGTGAATGTTGAAATTGTTCCCGTGCTTAAAGTTGATGACCCCGCAAAGGCGAAAAACGTAACTGATATGTCCCCCCTGCACGTCGCATGGGTGCAAAAGCACAAACGTTACGCAGGAGATATTCGTCTTGCAAAACAATTCTGCAAAGCCGCAAGAGTGTATGGCGCTGAGAGTTATATTGGTGGTTTTTCAGGACACGTTCTCGACATCCTTGTCATTACCTACAAAGGATTTGAAAACCTCCTTAAAGCATCACAAAAATGGAAAGATAAAGAAATCATAGACCCTCTTAAGAGAAATCTTACGCTTGAAGATTTTAATAAATCAAAAACAGACTCTCCTATTATTGTTGTTGACCCCATTCTTGCAGATCGCAATGCTGCAGCAGCACTTACCAAAGAAAAATATGAGATGTTTAGAGAAGCTGCTGCAAAATTTCTCAAAAAACCAACAAAGTCTGCCTTTATTATCAAACCCTTTGATCTTGAAAAAATAAAGAAGAAGTATAAGACCAAAAAAGTAGTGTGTCTTGAGATTGAACCGCTTGAAGGGAAAACGGACGTTGTTGGTGCAAAGATTATGAAAGCAATCAAAATATTACGCAACCAACTCAAATTTCACGATTTTGAAATTCTTAATTATGGCTGGAATTGGAAAGAAGGAGAGCCTGCAAAAGCATTCTTTGTCTTTCCTGCAAAAAATCTTGAACCTGTTTCTAAGCGGTGTGGGCCCCCTCTTGAAGAAACTGAACGTGTTGCGAACTTTAAGAAAAAACATAAACAAACATTTGAAGAAAATGGAAGGATCTGCACTTACGTCAAAAGAGCATTTACGGATCCTAAAAAACTCATCTCCCACCTCATTAAGACAGATGACCTCTTGAAAAGCAAAGCTAAGAGGATAAAACTATGTTAA
- a CDS encoding small multidrug export protein — MLMLPLAVVIALTLLPFLELRASIPYGILQGGLPWWLVFLVAVLINIGLGPALYITLEKVIRMLCIIKPFERFYHRVVERTQRKAAPYVHKYGPLGLALFIGVPLPGSGVYSGAIAAHVLGMTYKEFFVAVVCGVLIAATAVTAITLSGMGVFSWAIKTL, encoded by the coding sequence ATGTTAATGCTACCTCTTGCAGTAGTCATTGCACTCACACTTCTTCCCTTCTTAGAACTTCGCGCATCAATTCCCTATGGTATTTTACAAGGAGGCCTTCCATGGTGGCTTGTTTTTCTTGTTGCTGTTCTCATCAACATAGGTTTGGGACCTGCACTGTACATCACACTTGAAAAAGTCATAAGGATGCTCTGTATTATCAAACCTTTTGAGCGGTTTTATCACCGCGTGGTTGAGCGCACACAGAGAAAGGCAGCACCTTACGTTCATAAGTACGGTCCTCTTGGTCTTGCTCTTTTCATCGGCGTTCCTCTTCCAGGATCTGGCGTGTATAGCGGTGCAATCGCAGCACACGTCTTAGGGATGACCTATAAAGAATTCTTTGTAGCTGTTGTTTGTGGTGTGCTCATTGCAGCAACAGCCGTAACCGCAATTACCCTTTCAGGAATGGGAGTGTTTAGCTGGGCGATTAAAACGTTGTGA
- the lgt gene encoding prolipoprotein diacylglyceryl transferase has translation MYIHNLNPVALDLGFAQIYWYGIVYVVGYLLTYWVLFKRRAELGLSRKQVDDLVFSFLVGMLIGARIFHFLFNNPAVFIKDPLELLRIWHGGMSFFGALTGISIAAAIMLKRWKLSFYKIADIVVLPVTATLVLGRLANFVNGELWGRVTDVSWCVVFPSVSGCRHPYQLYAAGSHLLLLGILWYGHKHQKNLREGTLWFTFLIGYASLRFITDFFREDPMFLFLTNWQWLSLVAVVVALLWKSHHDSQRFNRPAKHSHS, from the coding sequence ATGTACATTCATAATCTTAACCCCGTTGCGCTGGATCTTGGATTTGCACAGATTTACTGGTACGGCATTGTCTACGTTGTGGGATACTTACTCACGTATTGGGTGCTTTTCAAACGTCGTGCAGAACTCGGGCTTTCGCGAAAACAAGTAGATGATTTAGTTTTCTCCTTTCTTGTTGGCATGCTTATCGGAGCGCGTATCTTTCATTTTCTGTTCAACAATCCTGCAGTGTTTATCAAAGACCCTCTTGAATTGCTACGCATATGGCATGGAGGTATGAGTTTCTTCGGAGCGCTCACGGGAATATCCATTGCTGCTGCGATCATGCTTAAACGTTGGAAACTTTCGTTCTACAAGATAGCAGATATTGTCGTGCTTCCTGTTACTGCAACACTCGTGTTGGGACGTCTTGCAAATTTTGTAAATGGTGAGTTATGGGGGAGAGTAACTGATGTGTCTTGGTGTGTTGTATTTCCGAGTGTTTCTGGTTGTAGGCATCCATATCAACTCTACGCCGCGGGATCACATTTACTCTTACTGGGAATTTTATGGTATGGGCATAAGCATCAGAAAAACTTGAGGGAGGGAACGTTGTGGTTCACCTTTCTTATAGGGTACGCATCGCTGAGATTTATTACGGATTTCTTCAGAGAAGATCCGATGTTCTTGTTCTTAACCAATTGGCAGTGGTTAAGTCTTGTCGCGGTAGTTGTAGCACTCTTGTGGAAATCACACCATGATTCACAACGTTTTAATCGCCCAGCTAAACACTCCCATTCCTGA
- a CDS encoding FAD-dependent thymidylate synthase, producing MSWSDHFCGTPPRVELFDDISVLLSRLQRELEQKPLQAQEIQTTLERLSTDIGFDVALGAARSCYSGSLVSPLAVRENLERARKIAQDTYKARHHTPYMHRNYVFGLDGVSRQFIWSHLHAHPFYNSEQVSQRYKKMSIENTLIPRLPRKARNIFIQCVKQQFYAYERLRDELLLEAACEEYYSRFPSRRSKHKQNLAKIKKKTQEAARYVIGLNTTAHLYHSINAITLARYYRLSNQPDTPTEARHIIGEMVRLVKERDPGIAQLFEDPLPEEELLEHKLLVKVFSEGKDPQLTRQWAQEFDEQLEGRVTKLTSYKTNAIPEMLLAVRDMLGVPSYALNDSTILEYLFDPAHNTHRGDVLTLDHMQKLARAQIIPHFTFMMKISATADAQEQRQRMTPGARPLFEQVILNTPDFITPSLVQASGPQAIKFYEETMHHTWNARNQLLEMGVRAELANYLLPNGVALRFRESVDLLNFKQKDEKRECLNAQEEIGRLTIAQRQEIERVHPELKGIFGPPCYLRTKAQVKPPCPEGDLFCGVRVWKGLEQDSSGNLKHPDLAIENIMKQRKF from the coding sequence ATGTCCTGGTCTGACCACTTTTGCGGAACACCTCCTCGCGTTGAACTCTTTGATGATATCAGCGTGCTTCTCTCACGCCTGCAACGCGAGTTAGAACAAAAGCCCCTGCAAGCACAAGAAATTCAAACAACTCTTGAGAGGTTATCAACAGATATTGGTTTTGATGTTGCGCTTGGCGCTGCTCGTTCTTGTTATAGTGGAAGTCTCGTTTCACCTCTTGCAGTTCGGGAGAATCTTGAACGAGCAAGGAAAATCGCACAAGACACATACAAAGCGCGCCACCACACTCCTTACATGCATCGCAATTACGTCTTCGGACTTGATGGCGTTTCACGACAATTCATTTGGAGTCATTTACACGCACACCCCTTTTACAACTCAGAACAAGTAAGCCAGCGCTACAAAAAAATGAGCATTGAGAATACGCTTATTCCTCGCCTCCCAAGAAAAGCAAGAAACATCTTTATTCAGTGCGTAAAACAGCAATTCTATGCGTATGAACGTCTGCGAGATGAACTTCTTCTTGAGGCAGCGTGCGAAGAGTATTACAGTCGATTTCCTTCTCGCAGATCAAAACATAAGCAAAACCTTGCCAAAATAAAAAAGAAGACGCAGGAAGCAGCGCGTTACGTTATCGGTCTTAACACCACCGCGCACCTGTACCATTCTATCAACGCAATCACTCTTGCAAGGTATTATCGCCTAAGCAACCAACCAGATACCCCAACAGAAGCAAGACACATCATTGGAGAAATGGTGCGATTGGTCAAAGAAAGAGATCCCGGAATTGCTCAGCTTTTTGAAGATCCCCTTCCAGAAGAAGAGCTTCTTGAACATAAGCTTCTTGTAAAAGTATTTAGTGAAGGCAAAGATCCTCAGCTCACAAGACAGTGGGCGCAAGAATTTGACGAACAGTTAGAAGGAAGAGTAACCAAGCTAACTAGTTACAAAACAAACGCAATTCCTGAGATGCTCTTAGCAGTTCGTGACATGCTCGGAGTCCCCTCTTATGCTCTTAATGATTCTACCATCCTGGAGTATTTATTCGATCCCGCACATAACACCCATAGAGGTGACGTGCTTACTCTTGACCATATGCAAAAACTTGCACGAGCGCAGATCATTCCTCATTTCACCTTTATGATGAAAATCAGTGCAACAGCAGATGCACAAGAACAACGTCAACGCATGACACCTGGTGCAAGACCCTTATTTGAACAAGTTATTCTTAACACACCTGATTTCATCACACCCTCCCTTGTTCAAGCATCAGGGCCTCAAGCGATTAAATTTTACGAGGAAACTATGCACCACACATGGAATGCAAGAAATCAACTTCTTGAGATGGGAGTGCGCGCTGAACTTGCAAACTACCTTCTTCCAAACGGTGTTGCCTTACGATTCAGAGAAAGTGTTGATCTTCTTAATTTCAAACAAAAAGACGAAAAAAGAGAGTGTCTTAACGCACAAGAAGAAATTGGGAGGCTCACAATTGCTCAGCGCCAAGAAATTGAAAGAGTGCACCCCGAACTTAAAGGAATTTTTGGTCCTCCCTGCTACCTGCGCACAAAAGCACAAGTAAAACCCCCTTGTCCCGAAGGCGACCTTTTTTGCGGAGTTCGTGTGTGGAAAGGACTTGAACAAGACTCTTCAGGAAACCTTAAACACCCTGACCTTGCAATTGAGAACATCATGAAACAAAGAAAATTTTAG
- a CDS encoding V-type ATP synthase subunit K, translating into MALETTGLIAIGAGLAIGLAALGSGIGQGIASAAGAGATAENEKLLGKMMVFSALPETQAIYGFVIAILLMFVYAVS; encoded by the coding sequence ATGGCTTTAGAAACAACAGGACTCATCGCGATCGGGGCAGGACTTGCAATAGGACTTGCTGCTCTTGGATCTGGAATTGGTCAAGGAATTGCATCAGCAGCTGGTGCAGGTGCTACCGCAGAGAATGAAAAACTTCTTGGAAAAATGATGGTTTTCTCAGCACTACCTGAGACTCAAGCAATCTACGGATTCGTCATCGCAATTCTCTTGATGTTTGTATACGCAGTATCATGA